In the genome of Candidatus Pristimantibacillus lignocellulolyticus, the window GGCATTAGTCATATTCAATACTCAACATACCTGAAATAGGTACATTAAAACATTGAATTCCCGCTTCAAAGTTAATGGGTATATTTGATATAAGTTCACCAAAACAATTGTGTATATAACTTGTTCCTCGTACTGACTTCGTAAAGTCTATTATTATTGTTTCTTGCTTATTAGAATTAATAATTATTTCTCTCTGTGCCATACTTAGAACTTTGAGATATTGACTATTATAGAGTACGGTAATAGATTCGAACTTTGTTGTTGCATTCACAACTGGATAAAGATAATGGGGTGAATAAGCGATTAACTTCCCACTTAACAATGTTTCTTTATGCTTAATCCAGAAATTCAACCAAAACTCTATGACCTCATATTGTTCTTTACTCATTTCATGCAATTTAACTGATACTTGAGGTACCGAGAATAATGCATGAATAAATTGTAATGCAACATTTTCAGGCTTTTCATCCTTATGCCACATCATCATATCGGAATGAACAGCTGTGATACCAGCTAGCAATCTGATGTCGAGTGAACCAATTCTATTTTGACTGTAGTTGTTTGGACAATCTGCTACTCTAAACATATTTCCATACTTCCTCATCATAGGGCCAATATACTGTTGACGAAACTCAATCATGATGTCTGGTTTAATCGCTTGTAGTCTACAAATCGTATCAGATAATAGTTGGTCAACAGCTTCCGGCACCGAATCATAATCTCTACCTTCACCAATAGAGTATTTCAATTCTTCTGACATAACGAATGAATCAACAAAATCTAATTTAAAGCCATCTAGATTCCAATCGAGCAAAGCTTTTTCATAGATTGATATTAAATATTCTCTTACTTCTGGAAAACGCGGATCTAATATTGAAGTATCGACATCGTAGTCATTCAAATATTTGCCTTCGTAAGTAGACCATACTTGACTCTTCTTCCCAACGAATGGGACGGAATACCAAAGTAAAAACTTCATCCCAAGATTTTGTACGTCTTGAACAAATTGTTTCATATTAGGTATGCGCTCAGTTGAAACTTTCCAATCTCCACAGTAAGCATACCCTCGCTCAGAATTAATCGTTTGCCAGCCATCGTCAACAATAATCGCTTCACAGCCAAGTTTCTTCGCATAGTAACATTGTTGTAGTAATTCATTCGGATCTACATTTTGATGAAAACTGTACCAAGTGGAGTACATCGGCATTTTTGCTATCTCAGGAACAGCAGCAGGTTCATAGCCAGGCTGAGTTGCCCACCACTGAGCGACATCATTTATTGCTTCCTCATATCGTATTGAACGTCTATCAATACGAACATCAACAATATACTCATCAATTGGCGGAGAAGCTTCGATAAAGAATTCAGTATAAAATTCGATATTTGCCGATTCTTCTTGCACACCTGCACGTAATGCTATCGTATTCATCGCATCGGACAGAGCAAATGTTACTTTGTTGATGTCACTTTCGTTGTATAGACAGCAGACAGGTGCTAAAGAAGTTGATTTGGTTTGTATCGGTTTCTGAAAATCAATACGTAGTCCTTTGTCTCTTCCAGATCCAGCATCCCAATAACCTGCAATATCAACAGTAGGATAATACCATTTCATAATAACTGGTTTTGGAAATACATATTGCTGTCTTTTCATTGATATCCGATAAATTTGAACGCCTGAATCACTTTGTAGTAGTGTCGTAGTAAATTTGAAATTATTATCTGAATCAATAAATTCAAACTTAATCTCTTGTTGCTGTATAGTCATATGCATCTCCTCTAAATACATTAACCCTTCACTGCTGAACTAACAGTAAGTGCCTTCTCGATTTGTTCTGAAAATAATAAGTAAACTACTATTGTAGGTATCGTTGATATTACCATAACTGCCCCCATAGCTCCCCAATCAGATCCGAACTGAGTTTGGAAGTAAAGCAAGCCTAACGGCAATGTTTTTAGTGTATTATCACTAATCATAATAAGCGCAACTAAAAATTCATTCCAAGCAAATAAAAATACAAAAATACTAACTGATGCAATGGCAGGCTTCACTAATGGAAGCATTATTTTGAAGAAAATAGTATAGACACTAGCACCATCTATCGCTGCGGATTCCTCAATTTCATATGGTAATGACTTGAAGAACGCATAGAAAATAATTGTAGAAAAAGAGAGTTGGAATGCAAC includes:
- a CDS encoding alpha-galactosidase, with amino-acid sequence MTIQQQEIKFEFIDSDNNFKFTTTLLQSDSGVQIYRISMKRQQYVFPKPVIMKWYYPTVDIAGYWDAGSGRDKGLRIDFQKPIQTKSTSLAPVCCLYNESDINKVTFALSDAMNTIALRAGVQEESANIEFYTEFFIEASPPIDEYIVDVRIDRRSIRYEEAINDVAQWWATQPGYEPAAVPEIAKMPMYSTWYSFHQNVDPNELLQQCYYAKKLGCEAIIVDDGWQTINSERGYAYCGDWKVSTERIPNMKQFVQDVQNLGMKFLLWYSVPFVGKKSQVWSTYEGKYLNDYDVDTSILDPRFPEVREYLISIYEKALLDWNLDGFKLDFVDSFVMSEELKYSIGEGRDYDSVPEAVDQLLSDTICRLQAIKPDIMIEFRQQYIGPMMRKYGNMFRVADCPNNYSQNRIGSLDIRLLAGITAVHSDMMMWHKDEKPENVALQFIHALFSVPQVSVKLHEMSKEQYEVIEFWLNFWIKHKETLLSGKLIAYSPHYLYPVVNATTKFESITVLYNSQYLKVLSMAQREIIINSNKQETIIIDFTKSVRGTSYIHNCFGELISNIPINFEAGIQCFNVPISGMLSIEYD